The following are encoded together in the Halobaculum limi genome:
- a CDS encoding TIGR00266 family protein, whose product MEYDITSRPSYALLTVSLDAEEAIRAESGAMVSHDAGIDIETNATGGFLKSVRRAFGGESFFQNTFTAREAGDVSFAPPLPGDVEHVALSDETMFVQSGSYLAGASTLDVDTDFGGAKSFFGGEGLFLLRVSGTGPLFLSSYGAIEAVDLDDRDTFVVDTGHIVAFEESADFTVRKVGGLRSTLTSGEGLVCEFSGSGTVYLQSRSQDAFLSWLIPQLPTQSSA is encoded by the coding sequence TACGACATCACGTCCAGACCCTCGTACGCGTTGCTCACTGTCTCGCTCGACGCCGAGGAGGCGATCCGCGCCGAATCCGGCGCGATGGTGAGCCACGACGCTGGCATCGACATCGAGACGAACGCGACTGGTGGCTTCCTCAAGTCCGTCCGGCGCGCCTTCGGCGGCGAGAGTTTCTTCCAGAATACGTTCACCGCGCGCGAGGCGGGCGACGTGTCGTTCGCGCCACCGCTGCCCGGCGACGTTGAGCACGTCGCCCTCAGCGACGAGACGATGTTCGTGCAGTCGGGGTCGTACCTCGCGGGTGCGTCGACGCTCGACGTCGACACTGACTTCGGTGGCGCGAAGTCGTTCTTCGGCGGTGAGGGGCTGTTCCTCCTGCGGGTCAGCGGCACCGGACCGCTGTTCCTGTCGAGTTACGGTGCGATCGAAGCGGTCGACCTCGACGATCGCGACACGTTCGTCGTCGACACCGGCCACATCGTCGCGTTCGAGGAGTCGGCCGACTTCACCGTCCGGAAGGTGGGCGGCCTGCGCTCGACGCTGACCAGCGGTGAGGGCCTCGTCTGTGAGTTCTCCGGATCGGGGACCGTCTACCTCCAGTCGCGCAGTCAAGACGCGTTCCTCTCGTGGCTCATCCCCCAGTTGCCGACGCAGTCGTCGGCGTAG
- a CDS encoding TIGR00341 family protein codes for MRLVRTLVPADAVAAVEEVLDGYDIDHVVVKETGGDDDRVLVEFPVPTQAVESVLEAVREAAGDDAGHDQEGRDAYTVVTAAESVFAPHVDELEERFVTGDEEDDSIPTEEVRSTALDLTPSPVTYYAMTALSAVVATAGLLLDSPAIVVGSMVIAPLVGSALTASVGTVLDERPMLKTGLSTQLLGLALAVAVAAAFSFALKSAAFLPPALDVTTTRQIASRVSPGLLSVVVGVCAGAAGAVGLATGVSVALVGVMVAAALVPAAAAVGIGIAWGLPSVAFGALLLLVLNVIAIHLAAAGVLWILGYRPTDWTAGEDDRISPSKVASLVAVAFVLATAFVGTAAVAGEQVAFERQANGVVADVLDRSEYSRLELVSVDTSLPVPAPISVGADRTVSVVVARPADTGYPDLARTIAAGIDRETGHSVTVTVEYVDRQRYPAKTSAMSSSRVGTRWSTPLLEFRLPTND; via the coding sequence ATGCGCCTCGTCCGGACGCTGGTCCCCGCCGACGCCGTCGCTGCCGTCGAGGAGGTACTCGACGGCTACGACATCGACCACGTCGTCGTCAAAGAGACGGGCGGCGACGACGACCGAGTCCTCGTCGAGTTTCCAGTCCCGACCCAGGCGGTCGAGTCCGTCCTCGAAGCGGTTCGTGAAGCCGCCGGCGACGACGCCGGGCACGACCAGGAGGGGCGTGACGCGTACACGGTCGTCACGGCTGCCGAATCCGTGTTCGCGCCCCACGTCGACGAACTGGAGGAGCGATTCGTCACCGGCGACGAGGAGGACGACAGCATCCCCACCGAGGAGGTCCGCTCGACCGCGTTGGATCTGACGCCCAGTCCCGTGACCTACTACGCGATGACGGCGCTGAGCGCGGTGGTCGCGACGGCCGGACTACTGTTGGACTCGCCGGCTATCGTCGTCGGGTCGATGGTGATCGCACCCCTCGTTGGCTCTGCGCTCACCGCCAGCGTGGGGACCGTCCTCGACGAGCGTCCGATGCTCAAGACGGGACTGTCGACGCAACTGCTCGGCCTGGCGCTGGCGGTCGCGGTCGCCGCGGCGTTCAGTTTCGCGCTGAAATCTGCCGCGTTCCTCCCGCCGGCGCTCGACGTGACGACCACCCGGCAGATCGCGAGTCGTGTCTCGCCAGGCCTTCTGTCTGTCGTCGTCGGCGTCTGTGCGGGCGCGGCCGGAGCAGTCGGCCTGGCGACGGGGGTGTCGGTCGCACTCGTCGGCGTGATGGTCGCCGCGGCACTCGTCCCGGCGGCCGCGGCCGTTGGCATCGGTATCGCGTGGGGGCTTCCATCCGTCGCGTTCGGCGCGTTACTCCTCCTCGTGTTGAACGTCATCGCCATCCACCTCGCGGCGGCGGGCGTCCTCTGGATCCTGGGCTACCGGCCGACTGACTGGACCGCAGGCGAGGACGACCGGATCTCGCCGTCGAAAGTTGCCTCGCTCGTGGCGGTCGCGTTCGTACTCGCGACGGCGTTCGTCGGCACCGCTGCCGTCGCTGGTGAGCAGGTCGCCTTCGAGCGACAGGCAAACGGCGTCGTCGCCGACGTTCTTGACCGGTCCGAGTACAGTCGGCTGGAACTCGTCTCGGTAGACACGTCGCTCCCAGTTCCTGCTCCCATCTCTGTCGGAGCGGACCGAACAGTGTCGGTCGTCGTCGCTCGGCCCGCAGACACCGGGTATCCCGATCTAGCGCGAACGATCGCGGCGGGGATCGACCGCGAGACGGGGCACTCGGTGACTGTGACCGTCGAGTACGTTGACCGGCAGCGATACCCCGCTAAAACCTCCGCGATGTCGTCTAGTCGAGTCGGTACGCGCTGGTCGACTCCACTCCTGGAATTCCGTCTTCCGACCAACGACTAG
- a CDS encoding type IV pilin N-terminal domain-containing protein, with protein sequence MKLASLIQAARNEHTNSDDRAVSPVIGVILMVAVTVILAAVVGSMALGLGGSLQQIAPNANFQFEYTADGPDNYDVTATHMGGDVITAQETSSLSLIAVGVATPEEFNLSVSSVSAGNSVTLEDVSNNTVVRVVWTSADGGSSQTLASGRTPQ encoded by the coding sequence ATGAAACTCGCATCCCTCATCCAAGCCGCCCGTAACGAACACACGAACTCAGACGACCGCGCTGTCTCGCCAGTCATCGGCGTCATCCTGATGGTCGCCGTCACGGTCATTCTCGCGGCCGTCGTGGGGTCGATGGCGCTCGGCCTCGGCGGCAGCCTCCAACAGATCGCCCCCAACGCGAACTTCCAGTTCGAGTACACTGCTGACGGGCCGGACAACTACGACGTCACTGCGACCCACATGGGTGGCGATGTCATTACGGCGCAGGAGACCTCCTCTCTCTCGCTGATCGCAGTCGGTGTTGCCACTCCCGAAGAATTCAACCTCTCTGTCAGCTCTGTCAGCGCGGGTAACTCTGTGACGCTCGAAGACGTCTCCAACAACACCGTTGTCCGCGTCGTCTGGACCTCCGCTGACGGCGGGTCCAGCCAGACGCTCGCCTCCGGTCGGACTCCCCAGTAA
- a CDS encoding FAD-binding domain-containing protein, with product MSGPGDTTATLPDPPSADGDACVIWHRRHLRIPDQPAVTHATRAYATVCPLFVFDPHFYQGDALVCDARREFLHESLADLADQYDDADTSLVLAHGDPVEVLSTFAERGWDVVTAAEPTSRHGRRRDDRATGRAGVQFVADDGLTRDRENPRDGWADRVESYFESSPTTPDSSGFESHGVDSAVSIADIEDAYGVDGQKESVPVGGRDPALARLDRFVDCIHEYPSSISAPADAETGTSRLSPYLRFGCLSVREVFHRVEADAPDGVGKEMFRDRLYWNRHYTQKFLDWPGWTEHAVNPVFRGLNRDTYDPERVDRWKEGRTGFPLVDASMRCLKETGWLNFRMRAMCASVFGYLLEQPWRIGADWFYRHLIDADPAINYTQWQYQTGLTGIAAVRVYNPRKQVRENDPEGTFVHRWVPELADVPATHLDRPEKMPLSLQSELGVRIGEDYPHPVVDFDRRRREAREQFSALAKRAKEAAHDPEIRRRLSLSQRGGDRTNAEANTDDKSSHEMGQASLDAFEKN from the coding sequence ATGAGCGGCCCGGGCGACACGACGGCGACACTCCCCGACCCACCGTCGGCTGACGGCGACGCCTGCGTCATTTGGCACCGTCGCCACCTGCGTATCCCCGACCAGCCGGCGGTGACGCACGCCACTCGCGCGTACGCGACAGTGTGCCCCCTGTTTGTGTTCGACCCGCACTTCTACCAGGGCGACGCACTGGTGTGCGACGCCCGGCGGGAGTTCCTCCACGAGTCACTCGCGGACTTGGCCGACCAGTACGACGACGCCGACACGAGCCTCGTGTTGGCCCACGGTGATCCCGTCGAGGTGTTGTCGACGTTCGCGGAGCGAGGGTGGGACGTGGTCACGGCCGCAGAGCCGACGAGTCGCCACGGGCGACGACGCGACGACCGGGCCACCGGGCGGGCGGGCGTGCAGTTCGTCGCGGACGACGGCCTCACCCGTGACCGTGAGAACCCCCGCGACGGTTGGGCCGACCGGGTGGAGTCGTACTTCGAGTCGTCGCCTACGACGCCCGATTCGAGCGGGTTCGAGAGCCACGGCGTCGACTCGGCCGTCTCCATCGCGGACATCGAGGACGCGTACGGCGTCGACGGCCAGAAGGAGTCCGTACCCGTCGGCGGTCGCGACCCGGCGCTGGCTCGACTCGACCGCTTCGTCGACTGTATCCACGAGTATCCCAGTTCTATCTCCGCGCCCGCCGACGCCGAGACGGGGACGAGCAGACTCTCACCGTACCTCCGGTTCGGCTGTCTGTCCGTCCGTGAGGTGTTCCACCGCGTGGAGGCGGACGCACCCGACGGCGTCGGGAAAGAGATGTTTCGCGACCGCCTCTACTGGAACCGCCACTACACACAGAAGTTCCTCGACTGGCCCGGGTGGACGGAACACGCAGTGAACCCCGTGTTTCGAGGTCTCAACCGCGATACCTACGACCCCGAACGCGTCGACCGGTGGAAGGAGGGCCGAACCGGATTTCCGCTGGTCGACGCGTCAATGCGGTGTCTCAAGGAGACTGGCTGGCTGAACTTCCGGATGCGGGCGATGTGTGCGTCCGTGTTCGGCTACCTCCTTGAACAGCCGTGGCGGATCGGTGCCGACTGGTTCTACCGTCACCTCATCGACGCCGACCCCGCGATCAACTACACTCAGTGGCAGTATCAGACCGGCCTCACCGGCATCGCCGCCGTCCGGGTGTACAACCCCCGGAAACAGGTCCGCGAGAACGACCCGGAGGGAACGTTCGTCCATCGCTGGGTGCCGGAGTTGGCCGACGTTCCAGCTACCCACCTCGACCGCCCCGAGAAGATGCCGCTGTCGCTGCAATCGGAACTCGGCGTCCGTATCGGCGAGGACTACCCGCACCCGGTCGTCGACTTCGACCGACGGCGTCGAGAGGCGCGCGAACAGTTCTCTGCACTCGCTAAGCGTGCGAAAGAGGCGGCACACGATCCAGAGATACGGCGCCGACTGTCGCTGTCACAGCGAGGTGGCGACCGGACGAATGCTGAAGCGAACACCGACGACAAGTCGAGTCACGAAATGGGACAGGCGAGCCTCGACGCCTTCGAGAAGAACTGA
- a CDS encoding MmgE/PrpD family protein produces MTQTPERRLAAFVAETDYAGLPAGVAETVTRAVVDTVGVTLAGAVEGAGETTARSAGIDLEEADAATLLGLTSTTVAAETALRVGTAAHALDYDDLSWALDGHPSVTLVPPLFALAREANATGRDLITAFAVGFEVECAIAEPISPAHYEAGWHATATFGAFGATAAAASLLGLDADATERALAVAASTPAGTKRNFGSMTKPLHAGLCSRSGVTAATLARDGLTATRTAVSGNQGFWDLYDPRPSDDRDPNEDFTFDPDGPWAIETEGIHTKAYPCCYFTHTSIAATADIVADEVDPTDIERIEVRAAGGAGDALSYSDPETGLEAKFSMEHAVACAAVRDRVDLEAFEVEALDDPKIAALRDRVDFVVDDDLAYDAHEATVRVVETDGTVHERRRVDPPGVHTDPLPPETRHRKFAECAGRALRESEVERLYERLCDLPKLTDVAATVAGEQSASDLP; encoded by the coding sequence ATGACTCAGACGCCGGAGCGGAGACTCGCCGCGTTTGTCGCCGAGACCGACTACGCCGGCCTTCCCGCGGGAGTTGCAGAGACGGTCACACGGGCGGTCGTCGACACGGTGGGTGTCACGCTCGCGGGCGCCGTTGAGGGTGCGGGCGAGACCACTGCGAGATCGGCGGGCATCGACCTCGAAGAGGCCGACGCGGCGACGTTGTTGGGGCTCACCTCAACCACCGTCGCCGCCGAGACCGCGCTCCGCGTCGGCACCGCCGCCCACGCGCTCGACTATGACGACCTGTCGTGGGCACTCGATGGTCACCCGAGTGTGACGCTCGTGCCACCGTTATTCGCACTTGCTCGGGAAGCTAACGCCACGGGACGGGACCTGATCACGGCGTTCGCTGTAGGGTTCGAGGTCGAGTGTGCAATTGCAGAGCCGATTAGTCCGGCCCACTACGAGGCTGGCTGGCACGCAACTGCGACGTTCGGTGCCTTCGGTGCAACGGCTGCGGCGGCCTCGCTGCTCGGGCTTGACGCCGACGCGACCGAGCGTGCGCTTGCAGTGGCGGCGTCGACGCCCGCGGGGACGAAGCGCAACTTCGGGTCGATGACGAAGCCACTCCACGCGGGACTGTGCTCCCGTTCGGGCGTCACCGCGGCGACGCTCGCGCGTGATGGTCTCACGGCTACGCGGACGGCGGTCTCCGGCAACCAGGGGTTCTGGGACTTGTACGACCCCCGCCCGTCCGACGACCGCGACCCCAACGAGGACTTCACTTTCGACCCCGACGGCCCGTGGGCCATCGAGACGGAGGGCATCCACACGAAGGCGTACCCCTGCTGTTACTTCACGCACACGAGTATCGCTGCGACGGCGGATATCGTCGCAGACGAAGTTGACCCCACGGACATCGAGCGGATCGAGGTGCGTGCGGCCGGCGGTGCCGGCGACGCGCTCTCGTACTCGGATCCGGAGACGGGGCTGGAGGCGAAGTTCTCGATGGAACACGCCGTCGCGTGCGCCGCCGTTCGCGATCGGGTCGACCTCGAGGCGTTCGAGGTGGAAGCACTCGATGACCCAAAAATCGCGGCGCTTCGCGACCGCGTGGACTTCGTCGTCGACGACGACCTCGCGTACGACGCCCACGAGGCGACCGTCCGCGTCGTCGAGACAGACGGGACGGTCCACGAGCGCCGCCGCGTCGATCCACCGGGGGTCCACACCGACCCGCTCCCGCCAGAGACGCGCCACCGGAAGTTCGCGGAGTGCGCCGGACGGGCGCTCCGCGAGTCGGAAGTCGAGCGGCTGTACGAACGCCTGTGCGACCTCCCGAAACTCACAGACGTGGCGGCGACGGTCGCGGGTGAGCAGTCGGCGTCGGACCTGCCGTAA
- a CDS encoding acyl-CoA dehydrogenase family protein yields the protein MVATDTVETTERQARVRESIRDICAGFDAAYWREHDAEGTYPHEFVNALADEGWLGVLLPEEYGGKGYGTEEAVAMMYEIARSGAGFSGAQTVHAAIYNSAPLVNYGSEEMKQDLLPRVASGEAWIQCFSLTEPEAGSESTAISTRAVRDGDEYVIDGQKVWTSRIDVSDYLVLAARTTPREDVEKKTEGVSLFLVDIERGREAGQIELAEIDKTVSGVVSSFEVTYDGLRVPADQLIGVEDEGFYQVLDGLNEERLVIAAETVGLGELAIEAGVDYANEREVFDRPIGQNQAIQHPLAAAHARLRAAKQFTFDAARRTGDEDRKAVGAWANTAKYLAAEAAFDAADAAVQTHGGRGVDREYDVERYLREARLTRLVPVTQELALNYLGENVLGLPRSY from the coding sequence ATGGTGGCGACTGACACGGTCGAGACGACCGAGCGACAGGCGCGCGTCCGTGAGTCGATCCGCGACATCTGTGCGGGATTCGACGCGGCGTACTGGCGCGAACACGACGCCGAGGGGACGTATCCGCACGAGTTCGTGAACGCCCTCGCCGACGAGGGGTGGCTGGGTGTCCTCCTCCCCGAGGAGTACGGCGGGAAGGGGTACGGCACCGAGGAGGCAGTGGCGATGATGTACGAGATCGCACGCAGCGGCGCCGGATTCAGCGGCGCACAGACTGTGCACGCGGCGATCTACAACTCCGCACCGCTCGTCAACTACGGGAGCGAGGAGATGAAACAGGACCTCCTCCCCCGCGTCGCCTCGGGCGAGGCGTGGATCCAGTGTTTCAGCCTCACCGAACCGGAAGCGGGGTCAGAGTCGACGGCGATCTCGACGCGCGCGGTGCGCGACGGCGACGAGTACGTGATCGACGGGCAGAAGGTGTGGACCTCGCGCATTGACGTGAGCGACTACCTCGTGCTCGCCGCTCGGACGACACCCCGCGAAGACGTCGAGAAGAAGACCGAGGGCGTCTCACTGTTTCTCGTCGACATTGAACGCGGCCGCGAGGCCGGACAAATCGAGTTGGCAGAGATCGACAAGACCGTCAGCGGCGTCGTCAGTTCCTTCGAGGTCACCTACGACGGCCTGCGCGTCCCCGCCGACCAGTTGATCGGCGTCGAGGACGAGGGATTCTACCAGGTGCTCGACGGCCTTAACGAGGAACGGCTGGTCATCGCCGCCGAGACGGTCGGCCTCGGTGAGTTGGCTATCGAGGCGGGCGTTGACTACGCGAACGAGCGCGAGGTGTTCGACCGGCCGATCGGACAGAACCAGGCGATCCAGCACCCGCTGGCGGCCGCCCACGCCCGCCTGCGGGCGGCAAAGCAGTTCACCTTCGACGCCGCACGCCGGACGGGCGACGAAGACCGCAAGGCCGTGGGCGCGTGGGCCAACACCGCGAAGTACCTCGCGGCGGAGGCCGCCTTCGATGCCGCCGACGCCGCAGTGCAGACCCACGGCGGCCGTGGCGTCGACCGCGAGTACGACGTGGAGCGGTACCTCCGTGAGGCACGCCTCACACGACTCGTCCCTGTCACCCAGGAACTGGCGCTGAACTACCTCGGCGAGAACGTGCTGGGACTTCCGCGGTCGTACTGA
- a CDS encoding MaoC family dehydratase, which produces MTDTDTDADDGTDDTERRLVEGWQGRYYEDFTVGDVYKHPYGRTVTETDNVWFTNLTMNLNPMHFNEAYAAETEFGERLVDGTFVIALVVGMSVIDVSANATANLGYDDIRHHGPVYHGDTIFAESEVLHKRESESRDHVGMVTTELRAYNQRDELVLTLERTPMVLKREYAQPSAAAPTGWPEGIGTQPEDLEE; this is translated from the coding sequence ATGACTGACACCGACACGGACGCGGACGACGGAACTGACGACACCGAACGGCGACTGGTCGAGGGCTGGCAGGGACGCTACTACGAGGACTTCACGGTCGGCGACGTGTACAAACACCCGTACGGCCGGACGGTGACCGAGACGGACAACGTCTGGTTCACCAACCTCACGATGAACCTCAATCCGATGCACTTCAACGAGGCGTACGCCGCCGAGACGGAGTTCGGCGAGCGGCTCGTCGACGGCACGTTCGTCATCGCCCTCGTCGTCGGGATGAGCGTCATCGACGTGAGCGCGAACGCGACGGCGAACCTCGGCTACGACGACATCCGCCACCACGGCCCCGTCTACCACGGCGACACCATCTTCGCCGAGAGCGAGGTGCTCCACAAACGCGAGAGCGAGTCGCGCGACCACGTCGGAATGGTGACGACGGAACTGCGCGCGTACAACCAGCGCGACGAACTCGTCCTCACGCTCGAACGCACCCCGATGGTGCTCAAACGGGAGTATGCACAGCCGTCGGCCGCCGCACCTACCGGTTGGCCCGAGGGCATCGGCACGCAACCGGAGGACCTCGAGGAGTGA
- a CDS encoding acetyl-CoA hydrolase/transferase C-terminal domain-containing protein, whose amino-acid sequence MTRERPRPDGGTAPADRIPDDRITGDLPVADAATAVDHIPDDATMLVSGFGSVGYPKAVPRALADAADGGGAEDGDAGRDLSLTVVSGGSVGEELDVALVEADAIDRRYPFQARDAIREAINDGRVAFADRHISTLGDDVRFGGMVDTVDSVAVVEAVAVGPDWLIPSTSLGLTDAFVASADRLIVEVNHDQPLSLAAFHDVYRRDLPPNREPVSLTDPGERIGGPRVSFAPERLAAVVETTGRDAPYEFRDPTETDLTIADRLGDFLEREVERSPLYDDSVRIQFGVGSLGNALMGALGEADLGDRDLVYYGEVLQDGLLDLLDDGALRSASATSLALSTEGQERLFADAERYAEDVVLRTGDISNGAAFIDRFGVVAVNSAVEVDLYGHVNSTNLGGSRMISGLGGSGDFTRNAPLSVVTLGSTAAGGDISKIVPKATHVDHTEHDVDVVITEHGVADLRGTSPRERARLLVDVAHPDYRGDLRAYLDRAGAGGGHEPVDLETAFDWTDRP is encoded by the coding sequence GTGACCCGCGAGCGACCACGACCGGACGGCGGCACCGCTCCCGCCGACAGAATCCCGGACGATCGGATCACCGGCGACCTCCCAGTCGCCGACGCCGCGACAGCGGTCGACCACATCCCCGACGACGCGACGATGCTCGTCAGCGGCTTCGGGAGCGTCGGCTACCCAAAAGCCGTCCCGCGCGCACTCGCGGACGCGGCCGACGGTGGGGGCGCCGAGGATGGCGACGCCGGCCGCGACCTCTCCCTGACGGTCGTCAGCGGCGGGAGCGTCGGCGAAGAGCTAGACGTTGCCCTTGTTGAGGCCGACGCAATCGACCGCCGCTACCCGTTCCAAGCACGCGATGCGATCCGCGAAGCGATCAACGACGGGCGCGTCGCGTTCGCCGACCGCCACATCTCGACGCTTGGCGACGACGTGCGCTTCGGCGGGATGGTCGACACCGTGGACAGCGTCGCCGTCGTCGAGGCTGTCGCGGTCGGGCCAGACTGGCTGATCCCCTCTACCTCGCTCGGCCTCACCGACGCGTTCGTCGCGAGCGCCGATCGGCTGATCGTCGAGGTGAACCACGACCAACCGCTGTCGCTGGCGGCGTTCCACGACGTGTATCGTCGCGACCTCCCGCCGAACCGAGAGCCGGTCTCACTCACCGACCCCGGCGAGCGCATCGGTGGGCCGCGCGTCTCGTTCGCCCCCGAGCGACTGGCCGCCGTCGTTGAGACGACGGGCCGAGACGCCCCCTACGAGTTCCGCGATCCGACGGAGACAGACCTGACTATCGCCGACCGCCTCGGCGACTTTCTCGAACGCGAGGTGGAGCGCTCGCCGCTGTACGACGACTCCGTCCGCATCCAGTTCGGCGTCGGCAGCCTCGGCAACGCCCTGATGGGCGCACTCGGGGAGGCAGACCTGGGCGACCGCGACCTCGTCTACTACGGCGAGGTGCTCCAAGATGGCCTGCTCGACTTGCTCGACGACGGCGCACTCCGGTCGGCCAGCGCCACGTCGCTGGCGCTGTCGACTGAGGGGCAAGAACGACTGTTCGCAGACGCCGAACGCTACGCCGAGGACGTCGTGTTGCGCACGGGCGACATCTCCAACGGCGCGGCGTTCATCGACCGCTTCGGCGTCGTCGCGGTCAACAGCGCCGTCGAGGTGGACCTGTACGGTCACGTCAACTCCACGAACCTCGGTGGCTCGCGGATGATCAGCGGCCTCGGCGGCAGCGGCGACTTCACCCGGAACGCGCCGCTGTCGGTCGTCACGCTCGGGTCGACGGCCGCCGGCGGCGACATATCGAAGATCGTTCCGAAGGCGACCCACGTCGACCACACCGAACACGACGTCGACGTGGTGATCACCGAGCACGGCGTCGCCGACCTCCGGGGCACCTCACCGCGCGAGCGCGCACGCCTCCTCGTCGACGTGGCTCACCCCGACTATCGCGGTGACCTCCGTGCGTACCTCGACCGCGCGGGAGCGGGTGGCGGCCACGAACCCGTCGATCTGGAGACGGCGTTCGACTGGACCGACCGGCCGTAA